The following are from one region of the Neurospora crassa OR74A linkage group III, whole genome shotgun sequence genome:
- a CDS encoding mitochondrial 54S ribosomal protein YmL10/YmL18, protein MPPRLPLAQAARCCQASLTARPSVPASSPTSSLISLFAALSVQTRSASILASLSDNRGAYHKRIRKGRGPSSGYGKTAGRGTKGQKAHGHVKPWFQGGQTPLIVSHGRKGFVNQFAADMSELNLEKLQEWIEAGRIDPTKPITPKEIIKSGIIGSSIKDGIKLLGRGKESFKIPVTITVSRASASAIEAIEAAGGKIVTRFYTKESLKRLVEGKSLHTDKPLPVGKEHVEEILAQARSLKKKYYRLPDPTSRWDIEYYRDPAHRGYLSHQLAPGESPSLYFKVPTGGEKVKVVRADKVKASKTGDVASEKLF, encoded by the exons ATGCCTCCCAGGTTACCGCTCGCCCAGGCGGCGCGATGCTGCCAGGCCTCCCTCACAGCCCGCCCTTCGGTCCCAGCCTCGTCGCCGACGTCGTCCCTCATTTCGCTCTTTGCTGCCCTCTCCGTCCAGACCAGGAGCGCATCCATCCTCGCCAGCCTGTCCGACAACCGGGGCGCCTACCACAAGCGCATTCGCAAGGGTCGCGGTCCTTCGTCCGGCTATGGCAAGACTGCCGGTCGCGGTACCAAGGGTCAGAAGGCCCACGGTCATGTTAAGCCATGGTTCCAGGGTGGTCAGACGCCCTTGATCGTCTCTCACGGCCGCAAGGGTTTCGTTAACCA GTTCGCTGCCGACATGTCCGAGCTTAACCTCGAAAAGCTTCAGGAATGGATCGAAGCCGGCCGTATCGACCCCACGAAGCCCATTACCCCCAAGGAGATCATCAAGTCCGGCATCAttggcagcagcatcaaGGACGGCATCAAGCTTCTCGGCCGCGGCAAGGAGAGCTTCAAGATCCccgtcaccatcaccgtATCGCGCGCGTCCGCCTCCGCCATTGAGGCCATCGAGGCTGCCGGCGGCAAGATCGTCACCCGATTCTACACCAAGGAATCGCTCAAGCGTCTGGTAGAGGGCAAGTCTCTTCATACCGACAAGCCGCTGCCGGTGGGCAAGGAGCACGTGGAGGAGATCCTGGCGCAGGCGCGATCgctcaagaagaagtacTACCGCCTGCCGGACCCGACCAGCCGTTGGGATATTGAGTACTACAGAGACCCGGCGCATAGGGGCTACCTCAGCCACCAGCTTGCGCCTGGCGAGTCGCCCAGTTTGTACTTCAAGGTACCGACGGGCGGCGAGAAGGTCAAGGTGGTCAGGGCCGACAAGGTCAAGGCCAGCAAGACCGGGGATGTGGCGTCGGAGAAGCTCTTCTAA
- a CDS encoding sorting nexin mvp-1, translated as MSLFGSSPPNDGSAALNPAKTANSSRSTLFDNEAPTTRSGSALFADDDHDSPWDMPTPRKQRSRADLIRNLLPSGDVPESYIETFDAVVRTENRSTNGRITAGGVARTLAAAKLGADDQARIMGIIAPASASATGAGGGGDGAHGGEANSSAAAAAAAVGLGDLGRNEFNVLLALIGLVQEGEVASLDGVDERRRNLPQPKLQGLVNENVQPMLPNLSELGAKPPQRPVTPPKAPTPSPPKQQQQQQHQPPTLRKVSMEYPEDPWNAPDLHKGHNHGPLEHSTGHNGAADVPRSVANDLNGNDAVSYSTSPEVTTTSSALPGRTTSTFTTSQPPSGPSSIHNVAESIQESNGAWNYFPGSSSGGGFGEPADNAITGPFGDSGGPGQSVSGSVGGSNPNRSIGHVRSGSNVEENILVTLMPEKEGVFMFQHHNYEVSSIRRGSKVVRRYSDFVWLLDCLHKRYPFRVLPLLPPKRVAFNGNHLSNDGAFIEKRRRGLARFLNALVRHPVLGQEQLVIMFLTVPTELSVWRKQATISVQDEFTGRTLPPGLEDSLPPTLEELFARTRVGVRRSAELYISTCTIMDRLIKRSEGVAADHARMAVSLISLTETSADTYATDHNDVPLLNDGLQAMGRHLRTAQTLMEDEAKAWEEGVLEDLKRQRDALVSLRDMFDRRDRLDKDNIPFLQRRIETNEAKLQALNAKPEGMVKPGEKERVVEAIIKDKESIVTQHNRSVFVKECIRDELRFFQNTQYNVSRLTQDWAQERVKYSEMLADNWRRLLDDLEGMPLGD; from the exons ATGTCGCTCTTTGGCAGCTCCCCTCCCAACGACGGCTCGGCCGCCCTCAACCCAGCCAAGACCGCCAACAGCAGCCGCTCGACCCTCTTCGATAACGAGGCGCCCACCACTCGCTCCGGCAGTGCGCTATTCGCCGACGATGACCACGATTCGCCCTGGGACATGCCCACCCCGCGCAAGCAGCGCAGCCGCGCCGATCTGATCCgcaacctcctcccctcGGGCGACGTTCCCGAGAGCTACATCGAGACGTTCGACGCAGTAGTCCGTACAGAGAACCGGAGCACAAATGGGCGGATCACAGCCGGGGGGGTTGCGCGGACGCTGGCAGCGGCCAAGCTTGGCGCCGATGACCAGGCGCGCATAATGGGTATCATCGCCCCTGCTTCGGCCTCCGCTACAGGCGCTGGTGGTGGGGGTGATGGTGCCCATGGTGGGGAGGCTAACAGctccgctgctgctgctgctgctgctgttggctTGGGGGACTTGGGCAGGAACGAGTTCAACGTTCTCCTGGCCCTGATTGGCCTTGTCCAAGAAGGGGAGGTCGCCAGCTTGGATGGCGTGGATGAACGTCGACGAA ATCTTCCCCAGCCCAAACTACAAGGTCTTGTCAACGAGAACGTCCAGCCCATGCTGCCGAATTTGTCTGAACTTGGTGCGAAACCTCCACAACGACCCGTCACACCACCAAAAGCCCCCACCCCGTCTCCTCccaagcaacagcagcagcagcaacaccagccGCCCACGCTGAGGAAGGTTTCAATGGAGTACCCCGAGGACCCGTGGAACGCGCCCGATCTTCACAAAGGTCATAACCATGGCCCATTAGAACACTCGACGGGACATAACGGCGCCGCCGACGTCCCTCGGTCGGTCGCGAACGACTTGAACGGCAACGACGCTGTTTCGTACAGTACGAGTCCCGAGGTGACGACCACCAGTAGCGCTTTGCCCGGTCGGacaacttccactttcacCACCAGCCAACCACCCTCGGGTCCAAGCTCAATTCACAATGTCGCCGAGTCAATTCAAGAAAGCAATGGCGCTTGGAACTACTTTCCCGGCAGCTCCTCGGGAGGAGGGTTCGGCGAGCCAGCAGACAATGCTATCACAGGTCCGTTTGGTGATAGTGGGGGACCTGGTCAGTCTGTCAGTGGTTCAGTCGGTGGTTCCAATCCCAACCGAAGCATTGGACATGTCAGGTCCGGAAGCAACGTGGAGGAGAATATCCTGGTGACGCTGATgccggagaaggagggtgtGTTCATGTTCCAGCACCACAACTACGAGGTCTCGAGCATAAGACGTGGCAGCAAGGTCGTCCGACGATACAGCGACTTTGTGTGGTTATTGGATTGCTTGCACAAGCGGTATCCGTTTAGGGTGCTGCCGCTGTTGCCGCCCAAGCGGGTTGCTT TCAATGGCAACCATTTGTCCAACGATGGAGCCTTTATCGAGAAGCGTCGCCGCGGTCTGGCTAGGTTCCTCAACGCTCTTGTGCGCCACCCGGTTCTGGGTCAGGAGCAGCTGGTGATTATGTTCTTGACAGTGCCTACG GAACTGTCGGTCTGGCGCAAGCAAGCAACAATCTCTGTTCAGGACGAGTTTACCGGCCGCACACTACCGCCCGGTCTCGAGGACTCGCTTCCCCCAACTTTGGAGGAGCTCTTTGCGCGCACCCGAGTCGGCGTCCGCCGCAGCGCTGAGCTCTATATCAGCACCTGCACCATCATGGACCGTCTGATCAAGCGCTCAGAAGGCGTAGCAGCCGACCACGCCAGGATGGCTGTCTCCCTGATCTCACTCACCGAGACCAGTGCCGATACCTACGCCACCGACCACAATGACGTGCCACTTCTCAACGACGGGCTGCAAGCCATGGGCCGACACTTGCGTACTGCACAGACTTTGATGGAGGATGAAGCAAAGGCGTGGGAAGAGGGTGTTTTGGAGGACTTGAAGAGGCAGCGAGATGCGCTAGTCAGTCTACGTGATATGTTTGACAGGAGAGATCGTCTCGACAAGGACAACATCCCCTTCCTGCAACGACGCATAGAGACAAATGAAGCGAAGCTGCAAGCGCTTAATGCAAAGCCAGAAGGGATGGTTAAGCCCggggagaaagagagggTTGTAGAGGCGATCATTAAG GACAAGGAATCCATTGTCACACAACACAACCGCTCAGTATTTGTCAAGGAATGCATAAGAGACGAGCTTCGATTTTTCCAGAACACGCAGTATAACGTGTCGAGACTGACGCAGGATTGGGCGCAGGAGCGGGTTAAGTACTCGGAGATGCTGGCGGACAACTGGCGAAGGTTGCTAGATGATCTGGAAGGCATGCCGCTTGGGGATTAG
- a CDS encoding sorting nexin mvp-1, variant 1 has protein sequence MLPNLSELGAKPPQRPVTPPKAPTPSPPKQQQQQQHQPPTLRKVSMEYPEDPWNAPDLHKGHNHGPLEHSTGHNGAADVPRSVANDLNGNDAVSYSTSPEVTTTSSALPGRTTSTFTTSQPPSGPSSIHNVAESIQESNGAWNYFPGSSSGGGFGEPADNAITGPFGDSGGPGQSVSGSVGGSNPNRSIGHVRSGSNVEENILVTLMPEKEGVFMFQHHNYEVSSIRRGSKVVRRYSDFVWLLDCLHKRYPFRVLPLLPPKRVAFNGNHLSNDGAFIEKRRRGLARFLNALVRHPVLGQEQLVIMFLTVPTELSVWRKQATISVQDEFTGRTLPPGLEDSLPPTLEELFARTRVGVRRSAELYISTCTIMDRLIKRSEGVAADHARMAVSLISLTETSADTYATDHNDVPLLNDGLQAMGRHLRTAQTLMEDEAKAWEEGVLEDLKRQRDALVSLRDMFDRRDRLDKDNIPFLQRRIETNEAKLQALNAKPEGMVKPGEKERVVEAIIKDKESIVTQHNRSVFVKECIRDELRFFQNTQYNVSRLTQDWAQERVKYSEMLADNWRRLLDDLEGMPLGD, from the exons ATGCTGCCGAATTTGTCTGAACTTGGTGCGAAACCTCCACAACGACCCGTCACACCACCAAAAGCCCCCACCCCGTCTCCTCccaagcaacagcagcagcagcaacaccagccGCCCACGCTGAGGAAGGTTTCAATGGAGTACCCCGAGGACCCGTGGAACGCGCCCGATCTTCACAAAGGTCATAACCATGGCCCATTAGAACACTCGACGGGACATAACGGCGCCGCCGACGTCCCTCGGTCGGTCGCGAACGACTTGAACGGCAACGACGCTGTTTCGTACAGTACGAGTCCCGAGGTGACGACCACCAGTAGCGCTTTGCCCGGTCGGacaacttccactttcacCACCAGCCAACCACCCTCGGGTCCAAGCTCAATTCACAATGTCGCCGAGTCAATTCAAGAAAGCAATGGCGCTTGGAACTACTTTCCCGGCAGCTCCTCGGGAGGAGGGTTCGGCGAGCCAGCAGACAATGCTATCACAGGTCCGTTTGGTGATAGTGGGGGACCTGGTCAGTCTGTCAGTGGTTCAGTCGGTGGTTCCAATCCCAACCGAAGCATTGGACATGTCAGGTCCGGAAGCAACGTGGAGGAGAATATCCTGGTGACGCTGATgccggagaaggagggtgtGTTCATGTTCCAGCACCACAACTACGAGGTCTCGAGCATAAGACGTGGCAGCAAGGTCGTCCGACGATACAGCGACTTTGTGTGGTTATTGGATTGCTTGCACAAGCGGTATCCGTTTAGGGTGCTGCCGCTGTTGCCGCCCAAGCGGGTTGCTT TCAATGGCAACCATTTGTCCAACGATGGAGCCTTTATCGAGAAGCGTCGCCGCGGTCTGGCTAGGTTCCTCAACGCTCTTGTGCGCCACCCGGTTCTGGGTCAGGAGCAGCTGGTGATTATGTTCTTGACAGTGCCTACG GAACTGTCGGTCTGGCGCAAGCAAGCAACAATCTCTGTTCAGGACGAGTTTACCGGCCGCACACTACCGCCCGGTCTCGAGGACTCGCTTCCCCCAACTTTGGAGGAGCTCTTTGCGCGCACCCGAGTCGGCGTCCGCCGCAGCGCTGAGCTCTATATCAGCACCTGCACCATCATGGACCGTCTGATCAAGCGCTCAGAAGGCGTAGCAGCCGACCACGCCAGGATGGCTGTCTCCCTGATCTCACTCACCGAGACCAGTGCCGATACCTACGCCACCGACCACAATGACGTGCCACTTCTCAACGACGGGCTGCAAGCCATGGGCCGACACTTGCGTACTGCACAGACTTTGATGGAGGATGAAGCAAAGGCGTGGGAAGAGGGTGTTTTGGAGGACTTGAAGAGGCAGCGAGATGCGCTAGTCAGTCTACGTGATATGTTTGACAGGAGAGATCGTCTCGACAAGGACAACATCCCCTTCCTGCAACGACGCATAGAGACAAATGAAGCGAAGCTGCAAGCGCTTAATGCAAAGCCAGAAGGGATGGTTAAGCCCggggagaaagagagggTTGTAGAGGCGATCATTAAG GACAAGGAATCCATTGTCACACAACACAACCGCTCAGTATTTGTCAAGGAATGCATAAGAGACGAGCTTCGATTTTTCCAGAACACGCAGTATAACGTGTCGAGACTGACGCAGGATTGGGCGCAGGAGCGGGTTAAGTACTCGGAGATGCTGGCGGACAACTGGCGAAGGTTGCTAGATGATCTGGAAGGCATGCCGCTTGGGGATTAG
- a CDS encoding mitochondrial 37S ribosomal protein YmS16, with protein MLYETIGIVRPGNIAEVKELVLTAGKLILNQGGVIRDIKNWGTFLLPRPISTNQQRHNRGHYFVMRYDASIATHEEVRRTMKADPRVIRTANVKLGDGKLETLSRFGAIPWRSLEEA; from the exons ATGTTGTATGAGACTATTGGTATT GTCCGCCCGGGCAACATCGCCGAGGTGAAGGA actCGTCCTAACAGCCGGCAAACTCATCCTCAACCAAGGCGGCGTCATCCGCGACATCAAGAACTGGGGCACGTTCCTGCTGCCCCGTCCCATCTCCACCAACCAGCAGCGCCATAACCGGGGCCACTACTTTGTCATGCGGTACGACGCCAGCATCGCGACGCACGAAGAAGTCCGACGCACCATGAAGGCCGACCCGCGCGTGATCCGCACGGCGAACGTGAAGTTGGGCGATGGCAAGCTGGAGACGCTGTCGAGGTTTGGGGCGATTCCTTGGAGGAGTTTAGAGGAGGCGTAA